From Novosphingobium sp. 9, the proteins below share one genomic window:
- a CDS encoding ParB/RepB/Spo0J family partition protein yields MARKQSDYLASLLAEEATAASQSAISADAPIASAQAKSEEASAPVTTPQADAPAPSPAPRASARAGLSLLGRENALARVASGEVRQVTQLLLDPARVRVWEGNARIQSKLSEESCRDLIDSILAEGGQRVAAVVRHISGDPDHDYELIAGSRRHFAISWLRAHSYPDMRLLAQVADLDDESAFRLADIENRARKDISDIERARNYADAIQRHYGGRAVRMAERLKLSKGWLSKMLKAATIPDTILIAFADLHELTLNPAYRLAQAIDDPVRAKAIRREAEAIAAENIKALSSGALALPGSAALARLMAATGSPGRPREQGFAFDVNNAHGRPILSLKSVNRQGLTLHVPMASGAGDEQLADALRQVLATLRDNGISVV; encoded by the coding sequence ATGGCCCGCAAACAGTCCGACTATCTCGCCAGCCTCCTTGCCGAAGAAGCGACTGCCGCGTCACAGAGCGCGATCTCTGCCGATGCTCCCATCGCAAGCGCTCAGGCGAAGTCCGAAGAAGCGTCAGCGCCGGTAACGACGCCACAGGCCGACGCGCCGGCCCCCTCCCCTGCCCCGCGCGCGTCCGCGCGGGCCGGTCTGTCCTTGCTCGGCCGCGAAAATGCCCTTGCCCGTGTTGCCAGCGGCGAAGTTCGCCAGGTTACACAACTGCTGCTCGACCCTGCCCGCGTGCGGGTGTGGGAAGGCAACGCGCGTATCCAGTCGAAGCTTTCGGAAGAAAGCTGCCGCGATCTGATCGATTCGATTCTCGCCGAGGGTGGCCAGCGCGTGGCCGCCGTCGTGCGGCACATCAGTGGCGATCCCGATCACGATTACGAACTGATCGCCGGCAGTCGGCGCCATTTCGCCATTTCCTGGCTTCGGGCGCATTCCTATCCGGACATGCGGCTGCTTGCGCAAGTCGCTGATCTAGATGACGAATCTGCCTTTCGTCTCGCTGACATCGAGAACCGGGCGCGCAAGGATATCTCGGATATCGAGCGCGCGCGCAATTATGCCGATGCCATCCAGCGCCACTACGGCGGCCGCGCCGTGCGGATGGCCGAACGCCTCAAGCTCTCGAAGGGCTGGCTTTCCAAGATGCTCAAGGCGGCGACGATTCCGGACACGATCCTGATCGCCTTCGCCGATCTTCACGAACTGACGCTCAATCCCGCCTATCGGCTCGCGCAGGCCATCGACGATCCGGTGCGCGCCAAGGCCATCCGTCGCGAGGCCGAGGCTATCGCCGCCGAGAACATCAAGGCGCTCTCTTCGGGCGCGCTTGCCCTGCCCGGCTCGGCAGCGCTTGCCCGCCTGATGGCGGCAACGGGCTCGCCCGGTCGCCCGCGCGAACAGGGTTTCGCCTTCGACGTGAACAACGCGCATGGCCGCCCGATCCTGTCCCTGAAGTCGGTCAACCGCCAGGGCCTGACGCTGCATGTGCCGATGGCCAGCGGCGCCGGCGACGAGCAACTGGCCGATGCCTTGCGACAGGTCCTCGCGACGCTGCGGGACAACGGGATTTCGGTGGTCTGA
- a CDS encoding replication initiator protein A — MSPVREPAVASEKFDLFLPYVADMALRDQREMMERPFFSLAKSKRIKAIDYTSPDGEVHVHVSANPDYGMATIWDADILIYCASVLADMARRGRNDLPRTLHIMPYDLLRAIGRPTTGRAYELLGQALDRLVATTIKTNIRADNRREATFSWLDGWTQLVDERTERSRGMTLELSNWFWEGVTMKGGVLSIDRAYFDITGGRERWLYRVARKHAGGAGENGFAISMPVLFEKSGAEGQYRRFKFEMLKLAEKDELPGYALSVETARDGEPMIRMRRLDGKGGAEGPLLSHKTPSARSTPSPAPDPGPAADRRPASVKVSPRKPQNSAPQPADVVDARALIRSTVAGLSDAATRGFMTDETINLLRRECPGWDLHALHAEFERWINADVERVPADWQRAFIGWVRRHHARNGHQLRG; from the coding sequence ATGAGTCCTGTCCGCGAACCCGCCGTCGCCAGCGAAAAGTTCGACCTGTTCCTGCCCTATGTGGCGGACATGGCCCTGCGCGATCAGCGCGAGATGATGGAACGGCCGTTCTTCAGTCTGGCGAAGTCGAAACGCATCAAGGCGATCGACTACACCAGTCCCGATGGCGAAGTGCATGTCCATGTCTCCGCCAATCCTGACTACGGGATGGCGACGATCTGGGATGCCGACATCCTGATCTACTGCGCCAGCGTTCTGGCCGACATGGCGCGGCGCGGGCGCAACGACCTTCCCCGCACGCTGCACATCATGCCCTACGATCTGCTTCGGGCCATCGGCCGTCCCACCACCGGGCGCGCCTATGAGCTGCTGGGGCAGGCACTGGACCGCCTCGTCGCAACGACCATCAAGACGAACATTCGTGCCGACAACAGGCGAGAGGCTACCTTCTCGTGGCTCGATGGCTGGACCCAGTTGGTCGACGAGCGCACCGAGCGTTCGCGCGGCATGACGCTGGAGCTGTCCAACTGGTTCTGGGAAGGCGTGACGATGAAGGGCGGCGTGCTGTCCATCGATCGCGCCTACTTCGACATCACCGGCGGGCGGGAACGCTGGCTCTACAGGGTCGCCCGCAAGCATGCCGGTGGCGCGGGCGAGAACGGCTTTGCCATCTCGATGCCCGTTCTGTTCGAAAAGTCGGGCGCCGAAGGCCAGTACCGCCGCTTCAAGTTCGAGATGCTCAAGCTCGCCGAAAAGGACGAGCTTCCCGGCTATGCCCTGTCGGTCGAAACGGCACGGGACGGCGAGCCGATGATCCGCATGCGGCGCCTTGACGGCAAAGGCGGCGCGGAAGGCCCCCTGCTCTCGCACAAGACACCGTCTGCGCGGTCCACGCCCTCCCCTGCCCCCGATCCGGGTCCGGCAGCCGATCGTCGCCCCGCTTCTGTAAAAGTTTCCCCGAGGAAACCGCAGAATTCTGCGCCGCAGCCTGCCGACGTGGTCGATGCCCGAGCGCTTATTCGCTCCACGGTTGCCGGTCTTTCGGACGCAGCGACACGCGGTTTCATGACCGACGAAACCATCAACCTCCTGCGCCGGGAATGTCCGGGGTGGGACCTGCATGCGCTCCATGCCGAGTTCGAGCGCTGGATCAATGCCGACGTCGAACGCGTGCCCGCAGACTGGCAGCGCGCGTTCATCGGATGGGTTCGCCGCCACCACGCGAGAAACGGCCACCAACTGCGCGGGTGA
- a CDS encoding MarR family winged helix-turn-helix transcriptional regulator, which translates to MTDIPTEHLVEELLRSIGTLRRRLRAETNPDELTLSQISALIRLHKQGLATTADLARLEGVKPQSMGSTLGSLEKLGLVIRSADPNDARQMLYELTAEGIAAREQQRLLKRAWLGQAVSRLTEEEKDALGIALDVFNRIAKS; encoded by the coding sequence ATGACCGACATTCCAACAGAACATCTCGTGGAGGAACTGCTCCGCTCCATCGGTACCCTACGCCGCCGCTTACGGGCGGAAACCAATCCTGACGAGCTTACGCTATCCCAGATTTCCGCGCTTATCCGCCTGCACAAGCAAGGACTTGCAACAACCGCCGACCTTGCCAGGCTGGAAGGCGTCAAGCCGCAGTCGATGGGCTCCACTCTCGGCAGCCTCGAAAAGCTTGGTCTCGTGATCCGTTCGGCAGATCCCAACGACGCCCGCCAGATGCTTTACGAACTGACGGCCGAGGGTATTGCCGCCCGCGAACAGCAGCGACTGCTAAAGCGGGCCTGGCTGGGGCAGGCGGTGTCCCGGCTGACCGAGGAAGAGAAGGATGCGCTGGGCATCGCACTCGATGTGTTCAACCGGATCGCGAAGAGCTGA
- a CDS encoding MFS transporter — protein MTIAPYSRPEGSAAPRKGALRSLKHYNYRLWAGGAVISNIGTWMQRTAQDWLVLTQLTHHDARAVGLVMALQFAPQLLLLPLSGLAADRMDRRKLLIFTQAAMGILSLALGLLVIFGVAQLWQVYIFAFLFGSAAALDAPARQTFVGDLVGEDDLANAVALNSTSFNAARMVGPAAAGLCIGAVGTGWAFLINGISFIGVLISLLFMRRSELNAGVRAPRKKGALLEGFRYVWKRPDLRAILIMLFLIGTFGLNFPIFISTMAVQVFHSNAAGYGLLSSAVALGTVTGAFMAARRDEPGFGYLVRGSALFAFGCTLAALAPDYYLFAGALVVVGLASLTITNSSNTLMQLSSEPEMRGRVMAIRVGVALGGTPIGAPVVGWVAHTMGPRWSLGVAVLAGLLSLAVGLHYKHVHGREGKGAASTA, from the coding sequence ATGACCATCGCGCCTTATTCCCGACCGGAAGGCAGCGCTGCTCCCCGCAAGGGGGCGCTGCGCTCGCTCAAGCATTACAACTATCGGTTGTGGGCAGGCGGGGCGGTCATCTCCAATATCGGAACGTGGATGCAGCGCACCGCGCAGGACTGGCTGGTGCTGACCCAGCTGACGCACCACGATGCGCGGGCGGTCGGTCTGGTCATGGCCTTGCAGTTCGCGCCCCAGTTGCTGCTGCTGCCGCTGTCGGGGCTTGCCGCCGACCGGATGGACCGGCGCAAGCTGCTGATCTTCACGCAGGCCGCGATGGGTATCCTGTCGCTCGCACTGGGGCTGCTCGTCATCTTCGGTGTGGCCCAGCTGTGGCAGGTCTACATTTTCGCGTTCCTGTTCGGATCGGCAGCCGCGCTCGATGCGCCGGCGCGCCAGACCTTCGTGGGCGATCTGGTCGGCGAAGACGATCTGGCGAATGCCGTGGCGCTCAATTCCACCTCGTTCAATGCCGCCCGCATGGTTGGCCCTGCAGCGGCGGGATTGTGCATCGGCGCGGTGGGGACGGGCTGGGCGTTCCTGATCAACGGCATCTCCTTTATCGGCGTGCTGATCTCGCTGCTGTTCATGCGGCGCAGCGAGCTGAACGCCGGGGTGAGGGCCCCGCGCAAGAAGGGCGCCTTGCTGGAAGGGTTCCGATACGTCTGGAAACGCCCGGACTTGCGCGCGATCCTGATCATGCTGTTCCTGATCGGCACGTTTGGTCTGAACTTCCCGATCTTCATCTCGACGATGGCCGTGCAGGTGTTCCACTCGAATGCGGCGGGGTATGGCCTGCTGAGTTCCGCCGTGGCGCTGGGAACCGTGACCGGGGCCTTCATGGCCGCACGGCGCGACGAGCCGGGTTTCGGCTATCTGGTGCGCGGATCGGCGCTGTTCGCCTTCGGCTGCACGCTGGCGGCACTGGCGCCGGACTATTACCTGTTCGCAGGCGCGCTGGTGGTGGTGGGGCTGGCCTCGCTGACGATCACCAACAGTTCCAACACCTTGATGCAGCTATCGAGCGAGCCGGAGATGCGCGGGCGGGTCATGGCGATCCGCGTCGGCGTCGCGCTCGGTGGAACGCCGATCGGAGCGCCGGTGGTAGGGTGGGTTGCCCACACGATGGGCCCGCGCTGGTCGCTGGGCGTGGCGGTGCTGGCAGGACTGCTCTCGCTAGCGGTGGGACTACATTACAAGCATGTGCACGGTCGGGAAGGGAAGGGCGCTGCTTCCACCGCCTGA
- a CDS encoding GlcG/HbpS family heme-binding protein produces MPISLLQAQTIVAEVLLKAREMELKPITVAVLDHGASLIAFAREDGSPLLRPQVASGKAATALAMGTSSRKVAEMAAERPSFVAALGAIAPQGILPAAGGVLVVDDAGLAIGAVGVSGDTSDNDEVCALAAIAAAGLTAKA; encoded by the coding sequence ATGCCGATTTCCCTCCTTCAGGCCCAGACCATCGTTGCCGAAGTCCTGCTGAAAGCCCGCGAAATGGAGCTGAAGCCGATCACCGTCGCGGTGCTGGACCACGGCGCCAGCCTGATCGCCTTCGCGCGCGAGGACGGCTCTCCGCTGCTGCGCCCGCAGGTCGCCTCGGGCAAGGCCGCGACGGCACTGGCGATGGGCACCTCCTCGCGCAAGGTCGCGGAAATGGCGGCGGAACGCCCTTCGTTCGTCGCCGCGCTGGGTGCCATCGCGCCGCAGGGTATCCTCCCGGCGGCAGGCGGCGTGCTGGTGGTCGATGACGCGGGTCTGGCAATCGGCGCGGTGGGCGTCAGCGGCGATACCTCGGACAACGACGAGGTCTGCGCGCTGGCCGCCATCGCCGCCGCAGGCCTGACTGCCAAGGCCTGA
- the allB gene encoding allantoinase AllB translates to MKADIVINGATLVTDSAMFAASIAIKDGAILSIGAAEAMPEAGEVVDATGKYVLPGAIDAHVHFRDPGYTHKETWETGTASAAMGGVTTVFEMPNTNPPTGTVDALNMKLESAKKAYVDFGIYGLLGEDNLDQLEALIEGGVAGFKCFMGNTFGNLPSPPSGAILEGFEIVAKHGYRVALHAENASIMARRSKILRENDCCDPLAHLDARPPVVAVEAVARAAILAEWTGARIHVLHVSSGDELRPLREAKARGVDITAETCPHYLLLDEHAYTEKGSLIRVNPPVREKTHQDQLWQGVADGTIDMIATDHAPHSHAEKHNEDIWRADCGFTGVQTQMPLMLTQVANGRMTLTQYVRMTSLAPAKAFGLYPRKGALLPGSDADIVVIDPTKTITVDSAELKSKGSSTPFQGFETTGAPIHTLVRGRFVMRDGELCTDAMGHGLNVRRVQQMPTPTPKNTHTTTRAILEKRGKTY, encoded by the coding sequence ATGAAAGCCGATATCGTCATCAACGGCGCCACGCTCGTCACCGACAGCGCCATGTTCGCAGCCTCGATCGCCATCAAGGACGGCGCGATCCTCTCGATCGGCGCGGCCGAAGCCATGCCCGAGGCCGGCGAGGTGGTCGACGCCACCGGCAAGTACGTGCTGCCCGGCGCCATCGACGCCCATGTCCACTTCCGCGATCCGGGCTATACCCACAAGGAAACCTGGGAGACCGGCACCGCCAGCGCGGCCATGGGCGGCGTGACGACGGTGTTCGAGATGCCCAACACCAACCCGCCCACCGGCACGGTCGATGCGCTCAACATGAAGCTGGAATCGGCGAAGAAAGCCTATGTCGATTTCGGCATCTACGGCCTGCTGGGCGAGGACAACCTCGACCAGCTGGAAGCCCTGATCGAAGGCGGCGTCGCCGGGTTCAAGTGCTTCATGGGCAATACGTTCGGCAACCTGCCCTCGCCGCCCAGCGGCGCGATCCTCGAAGGGTTCGAGATCGTCGCCAAGCACGGCTACCGCGTCGCGCTCCATGCCGAGAACGCCTCGATCATGGCGCGCCGCTCGAAGATCCTGCGCGAGAACGACTGCTGCGATCCCCTCGCCCACCTCGATGCACGTCCGCCCGTCGTCGCCGTCGAAGCCGTCGCCCGCGCGGCGATCCTCGCGGAATGGACCGGCGCGCGCATCCACGTGCTGCACGTCTCCTCGGGCGACGAACTGCGCCCGCTGCGCGAGGCCAAGGCGCGCGGCGTCGACATCACCGCAGAGACCTGTCCGCACTACCTGCTGCTGGACGAGCACGCCTATACCGAGAAGGGCTCGCTGATCCGCGTCAATCCGCCGGTGCGCGAGAAGACCCATCAGGACCAGCTGTGGCAGGGCGTTGCCGACGGCACGATCGACATGATCGCCACCGATCACGCCCCCCACAGCCATGCCGAAAAGCACAACGAGGATATCTGGCGCGCCGACTGCGGCTTTACCGGCGTGCAAACGCAGATGCCGCTGATGCTGACGCAAGTCGCCAACGGTCGCATGACGCTGACCCAATACGTGCGCATGACCTCGCTCGCTCCGGCCAAGGCCTTCGGGCTCTATCCGCGCAAGGGTGCGCTGCTGCCGGGCTCGGACGCCGATATCGTCGTCATCGATCCGACCAAGACGATCACGGTCGATTCCGCCGAGCTGAAGTCCAAGGGCTCGTCCACGCCGTTCCAGGGCTTCGAGACCACCGGCGCGCCGATCCATACGCTGGTGCGCGGACGTTTCGTGATGCGCGATGGCGAACTGTGCACCGACGCGATGGGCCATGGCCTCAACGTGCGCCGCGTGCAGCAGATGCCGACGCCGACGCCGAAGAACACCCACACCACCACCAGGGCCATTCTGGAAAAGCGCGGCAAGACCTACTGA
- a CDS encoding SDR family NAD(P)-dependent oxidoreductase, which yields MNLDLKDKVVIVTGAGKGMGPAICQSFAEEGAKLVLIGRDTGALDSLKADLSSLVEALVVRCDVTVPADCEAAVATTEATFGRVDVLVNVAGGTGPVGATAWETSPEGFDEIVQLNMGGCFLMMRAVLPGMTGRRYGKIVNVGGTFGMRGRAGRMAYSASKWGLRGITKSTAIEAGPYNVNVNIVAPGMVDGPRFRTKVMPGMAAARGMTEDEVIAEHAEEYALRRISTAQDVASACLFLASDVSRQITGVDLPVDGGWAAL from the coding sequence ATGAATCTCGACCTTAAAGACAAAGTTGTCATTGTTACCGGCGCTGGAAAAGGCATGGGACCGGCCATTTGCCAGAGTTTCGCCGAAGAAGGCGCGAAACTCGTGCTGATCGGACGCGACACCGGTGCGCTCGATAGTCTGAAGGCTGATCTTTCGTCTTTGGTCGAGGCTCTCGTCGTGCGTTGTGATGTGACCGTGCCTGCCGATTGCGAGGCCGCCGTCGCCACGACCGAGGCCACTTTTGGACGCGTCGATGTGCTGGTGAACGTCGCAGGCGGCACCGGCCCTGTCGGCGCGACGGCGTGGGAGACGAGCCCGGAAGGTTTCGACGAGATCGTCCAGCTCAACATGGGCGGCTGCTTCCTGATGATGCGCGCGGTGCTGCCGGGCATGACCGGGCGGCGCTATGGCAAGATCGTCAACGTCGGCGGCACCTTCGGGATGCGCGGGCGCGCCGGGCGCATGGCCTACTCGGCCTCCAAGTGGGGCCTTCGCGGCATCACCAAGTCCACCGCGATCGAGGCGGGGCCGTACAACGTCAACGTCAACATCGTTGCCCCCGGCATGGTGGACGGGCCGCGTTTCCGCACCAAGGTCATGCCCGGCATGGCCGCCGCGCGCGGGATGACCGAGGACGAGGTGATCGCCGAACATGCCGAGGAATATGCGCTGCGCCGCATCTCCACTGCGCAGGACGTGGCATCCGCCTGCCTGTTCCTCGCCTCCGACGTCTCGCGCCAGATCACCGGCGTCGACCTGCCGGTCGACGGTGGCTGGGCCGCGCTCTGA
- a CDS encoding LysR family transcriptional regulator, which produces MALRNQRIWQYIDEVARVGSVRQAAERLNVTPSALLRRIQDVEHDLKAMIFERHTSGVRLTAAGEVLIGWIRLQGAELRRVYSQIEELEGLQRGEVRIACSQAVARSFVLRHVSDFRKKHPNVKFKVTVTDHNTAVRALMEYEMDLVLIFRPLRSSELHPIMSIGQGWSR; this is translated from the coding sequence ATGGCGCTACGCAACCAGCGTATCTGGCAATATATCGACGAAGTCGCCCGCGTGGGCTCGGTGCGGCAGGCGGCAGAGCGCCTCAACGTCACGCCCTCGGCGCTGCTGCGCCGCATTCAGGACGTGGAGCACGATCTGAAGGCGATGATCTTCGAGCGGCACACCTCGGGCGTGCGGCTGACAGCGGCGGGTGAAGTGCTGATCGGCTGGATCAGGTTGCAGGGCGCCGAACTGCGCCGGGTCTATTCGCAGATCGAGGAGCTGGAAGGGCTCCAGCGCGGCGAAGTGCGGATCGCGTGCAGCCAGGCGGTGGCGCGCAGCTTCGTGCTGCGCCACGTCTCGGACTTCCGCAAGAAGCACCCCAACGTGAAGTTCAAGGTCACGGTGACGGACCACAACACGGCGGTCCGCGCGCTGATGGAGTACGAGATGGACCTCGTGCTGATCTTCCGCCCGCTGCGCTCGTCCGAACTGCATCCGATCATGTCGATCGGGCAGGGCTGGTCGCGGTGA
- a CDS encoding LysR family transcriptional regulator substrate-binding protein has product MAADHPLAEKDVLRLRECAHYEVAMPDMAFGGREIVENRLLSASAKLNVAVEANSFDFLGELVATSDLITFQIDIGADVWRNDPRFAVRRISDIDRTYGPLVLGQLKGRPLPLVAAKFAEQMSRDLNECRSLPTIPGADIYDPESEEDDADLEHEVGIEPEVGLEG; this is encoded by the coding sequence ATGGCGGCGGACCATCCGCTCGCCGAAAAGGACGTGCTGCGCCTGCGCGAATGCGCGCACTACGAAGTGGCGATGCCCGACATGGCCTTTGGCGGGCGCGAGATCGTCGAGAACCGGCTGCTCTCGGCCTCGGCCAAGCTGAATGTCGCGGTGGAAGCCAACAGCTTCGATTTCCTCGGCGAACTGGTGGCGACGAGCGATCTCATCACCTTCCAGATCGATATCGGCGCCGACGTGTGGCGCAACGATCCGCGCTTCGCGGTGCGCCGGATCAGCGATATCGACCGCACTTACGGGCCGCTGGTGCTCGGCCAGCTGAAAGGCCGCCCGCTGCCGCTGGTCGCGGCCAAGTTCGCCGAGCAGATGTCACGCGATCTCAACGAATGCCGCTCGCTGCCGACGATCCCCGGCGCCGACATATACGACCCCGAGTCAGAAGAGGACGATGCCGATCTCGAACACGAGGTGGGTATCGAGCCGGAGGTGGGGCTGGAGGGGTGA
- a CDS encoding VOC family protein, which translates to MAESAMESASGGIVFGRVAPGICVRDIHAAHDFYSRVLGFRKVFENGDPVGFMVMKKDQAEIHLSRKADHTPSTVNVMHMFVSDVAGLYAICEAAGVRIIKGLADKDYGQRAFVFADPDGNRIDIGERLA; encoded by the coding sequence ATGGCAGAGTCCGCGATGGAATCCGCGTCAGGCGGTATCGTATTCGGGCGCGTGGCGCCGGGAATTTGTGTTCGCGATATCCACGCCGCTCACGATTTCTATTCTCGCGTCCTTGGTTTTCGCAAGGTCTTCGAGAATGGCGATCCTGTTGGCTTCATGGTGATGAAGAAGGATCAGGCCGAGATCCACCTGAGCCGGAAGGCCGATCACACGCCTTCGACGGTCAATGTCATGCACATGTTCGTCAGCGATGTGGCGGGCCTTTATGCCATCTGCGAGGCGGCGGGCGTTCGCATCATCAAGGGCCTCGCCGACAAGGACTACGGCCAGCGCGCCTTCGTGTTTGCCGATCCCGATGGCAACCGGATCGACATAGGCGAAAGGCTAGCCTGA
- a CDS encoding hydantoinase B/oxoprolinase family protein has translation MTSSSDALTQLRMQVIWTRLISIVEEQAQTLMRTAFSTTVRDAGDLSAALFDLEGRLVAEAVTGTPGHVNSMAEGVRHFLNKFPVETMKQGDHFITNDPWLTAGHLHDVTVVSPAFHEGKVVGLFGVCCHQVDIGGLGQGPDGRSIYEEGLQIPLMKLADGGRLNQDLIDILCQNVRMPMQVKGDVLSYITSNEAAARRLSAMLGEFAMADLQGVADYIVAQSLAATKAEIAKLPDGQWTSTLVIDGYDKPVTIVGTLTIAGDTLTMDYEGTDPCLPRGINVVLNYCRAYTVFGLRCVISPEVPNNFGALDPFVVTAPEGSILNVQRPWPVAARHVIGQMLPDVVFGCLSQAIPDRVPAEGSSCLWSVQLRGNLPAKGNCQAGDPFDAIFFNSGGSGARPEQDGLSGTAFPSGVRAMPVEVTESAAPIVIWRKELRTDSGGAGERRGGLGQTVEVAMRDGSGFEVLAMFERVERPAKGRDGGHDGAAGVVTTSGGKPMRAKGLQTIPAGERLVLEIPGGAGLGNPATRAPDKIAHDIAEGMVSAEAAKRDYGFAG, from the coding sequence ATGACCTCTTCTTCCGACGCGCTCACCCAGCTGCGCATGCAGGTGATCTGGACCCGCCTGATCTCGATCGTCGAGGAGCAGGCGCAGACGCTGATGCGCACCGCCTTCTCCACCACCGTGCGCGACGCGGGCGACCTTTCCGCCGCGCTGTTCGACCTTGAGGGCCGTCTGGTGGCCGAAGCCGTCACCGGCACGCCGGGCCACGTCAACTCGATGGCCGAGGGCGTGCGCCACTTCCTCAACAAGTTCCCGGTCGAGACGATGAAGCAGGGCGACCACTTCATCACCAACGATCCCTGGCTGACCGCCGGGCACCTGCATGACGTCACCGTCGTCTCGCCGGCGTTCCACGAAGGCAAGGTCGTCGGCCTGTTCGGCGTGTGCTGCCATCAGGTCGATATCGGCGGGCTGGGTCAGGGGCCGGACGGGCGTTCGATCTACGAGGAAGGCCTGCAGATCCCGCTGATGAAGCTGGCAGACGGCGGCAGGCTCAATCAGGACCTGATCGATATCCTGTGCCAGAACGTGCGCATGCCGATGCAGGTGAAGGGCGACGTGCTCTCCTACATCACCAGCAACGAAGCCGCCGCGCGGCGTCTGTCCGCGATGCTGGGCGAGTTCGCGATGGCCGATCTTCAGGGCGTGGCGGACTACATCGTCGCCCAGTCGCTCGCAGCCACGAAGGCGGAAATCGCCAAGCTGCCCGACGGCCAGTGGACCAGCACGCTGGTGATCGACGGCTACGACAAGCCCGTGACCATCGTCGGCACCCTGACCATCGCCGGCGATACGCTGACGATGGACTACGAAGGCACCGATCCGTGCCTGCCGCGCGGCATCAACGTGGTACTCAACTACTGCCGCGCCTATACCGTGTTCGGCCTGCGCTGCGTGATTTCGCCCGAAGTGCCCAACAACTTCGGTGCGCTCGATCCCTTCGTCGTGACCGCGCCCGAAGGCTCGATCCTCAACGTCCAGCGCCCCTGGCCGGTCGCCGCGCGCCATGTCATCGGCCAGATGCTGCCCGACGTGGTATTCGGCTGCCTCTCGCAAGCAATCCCGGACCGGGTTCCGGCGGAAGGTTCCTCGTGCCTGTGGTCGGTCCAGCTGCGCGGCAACCTTCCCGCAAAAGGGAACTGTCAGGCAGGCGATCCGTTCGACGCGATCTTCTTCAATTCGGGCGGTTCGGGCGCCCGGCCCGAGCAGGACGGCCTTTCGGGCACCGCCTTCCCCAGCGGCGTGCGCGCCATGCCGGTGGAAGTGACCGAAAGCGCCGCCCCGATCGTCATCTGGCGCAAGGAACTGCGGACCGACAGCGGCGGCGCGGGCGAGCGACGCGGTGGCCTTGGCCAGACGGTCGAAGTCGCCATGCGCGACGGTTCCGGCTTCGAGGTGCTGGCGATGTTCGAGCGGGTCGAGCGCCCCGCCAAAGGCCGCGACGGCGGGCATGACGGTGCGGCGGGCGTCGTCACCACCTCGGGCGGCAAGCCGATGCGCGCCAAGGGGCTTCAGACGATCCCGGCAGGCGAGCGTCTGGTGCTGGAAATCCCCGGCGGCGCAGGCCTCGGCAATCCCGCCACCCGCGCGCCCGACAAGATCGCCCACGACATCGCCGAAGGCATGGTCAGCGCCGAGGCTGCAAAGCGCGATTACGGGTTTGCGGGTTAG